A window of Marispirochaeta aestuarii contains these coding sequences:
- a CDS encoding phosphatase PAP2 family protein, which translates to MQEGILRFFSRISTPGLDALAEGITMLGEQYLFIAVITLVFWNISKKAGLLLAFSYLTSALVNVGVKVLVRAPRPFEILADIEGKRVHTATGYSFPSGHTQGAAGFLTAAALLLRRFWFSCFAFMLMLLIALSRVYLGVHWPLDVIAGLLLGVLSAWGTFRLLEPMLNDPPRLQSILLRGISLIVTLTLALFVLEKTGSLDPVKIRDFYKLSGTAAGAMAGCILEMRLINFKTEASAIRKTLRYLLGLAVALLLLAGLKTILPDDNCFAFLRYLAVSLWLIFLFPWAGVKAGLFYSALLEKDP; encoded by the coding sequence ATGCAGGAAGGTATTCTCCGATTCTTCAGCAGGATATCCACTCCCGGACTCGACGCCCTCGCCGAGGGAATCACCATGCTGGGGGAGCAGTACCTTTTTATCGCGGTTATAACCCTTGTCTTCTGGAACATCTCCAAAAAGGCGGGACTGCTTCTCGCCTTCAGCTACCTGACATCCGCCCTGGTCAACGTCGGGGTAAAGGTTCTGGTACGGGCTCCGAGACCCTTCGAGATCCTTGCGGACATCGAGGGTAAACGGGTGCATACGGCCACGGGATACTCCTTTCCAAGCGGCCACACCCAGGGGGCAGCCGGATTCCTGACTGCCGCGGCCCTGCTGCTGCGCAGGTTCTGGTTCAGCTGTTTCGCATTTATGCTTATGCTCCTCATAGCCCTGAGCAGGGTGTACCTGGGCGTCCACTGGCCGCTTGATGTTATCGCCGGGCTTCTTCTCGGTGTACTGAGCGCCTGGGGAACATTCCGCCTTCTGGAACCCATGCTGAACGATCCCCCCAGACTGCAGTCTATCCTTCTCCGGGGAATTTCACTTATCGTCACACTCACCCTTGCCCTCTTCGTCCTGGAGAAAACAGGAAGCCTGGATCCCGTAAAGATACGGGATTTTTACAAGCTCTCCGGCACGGCCGCGGGGGCCATGGCGGGCTGCATTCTGGAAATGCGGCTGATTAATTTCAAAACGGAGGCCAGCGCTATACGGAAGACACTGCGTTACCTCCTGGGGCTCGCTGTCGCTTTACTGCTCCTCGCAGGCCTCAAAACGATACTCCCCGACGACAACTGTTTCGCCTTTCTGCGATACCTTGCAGTATCCCTGTGGCTGATCTTCCTGTTCCCCTGGGCGGGGGTAAAGGCAGGGCTTTTTTATTCAGCGCTTTTGGAGAAAGATCCATGA
- a CDS encoding serine hydrolase domain-containing protein — MKEEDVQNRIESLFRNQVRNDGRVKNAYLLVDSDKLNIHLNAAAGTTDGSKAHIGQPNHLASVGKLFTAALIGILHERGQLDYDDPVGRYLDADLMRSLHVFKGKDYSDQITIRHLLMQTSGLNDVFYHLWKKKMENPDFRISPRGAIIWGKENLQPKAVPGGRHFYTDTNYFLLGLIIESITKKGFHEVMHELIFKPLDMEHAWLYGLSEPETASDYPTARLYIKGHDLLSIEGIHEIDYAGGSVIAPLKDFLSFMKALVGHRIVKKETLDRMIEDDIPMGFPILGFNYGYSIWKTGTIPLILPREYYCWGCVGVTGAFMFYHPGTESFIIGTFNDFSWRGKALRFMAGKVIKELLQYQEKKGIKTSYS; from the coding sequence ATGAAAGAAGAGGACGTACAGAACAGAATAGAATCCCTGTTCAGGAATCAGGTACGGAACGACGGGAGAGTAAAAAACGCATATCTGCTGGTAGACTCGGATAAACTGAACATTCACCTGAATGCCGCAGCAGGAACAACGGATGGATCAAAAGCACATATCGGGCAGCCCAACCACCTTGCCAGCGTGGGAAAACTCTTCACCGCCGCACTGATCGGTATTCTCCACGAGAGGGGTCAGCTTGATTATGATGATCCTGTCGGCAGATATCTCGATGCCGATCTGATGAGGAGCCTGCATGTCTTCAAAGGCAAGGATTATTCGGACCAGATTACGATCAGGCATCTCCTGATGCAGACCTCCGGCCTGAATGACGTGTTCTATCATCTCTGGAAAAAGAAAATGGAAAACCCCGATTTCAGAATCAGCCCGCGGGGGGCGATAATCTGGGGCAAGGAGAATTTACAGCCGAAAGCCGTACCCGGCGGAAGGCATTTTTACACCGACACAAACTATTTTCTGCTGGGATTAATTATCGAGAGTATAACGAAAAAAGGATTTCATGAGGTCATGCATGAACTGATTTTCAAGCCCCTGGACATGGAGCATGCGTGGCTTTACGGACTGTCAGAACCTGAAACGGCCTCCGATTATCCCACGGCACGACTGTATATCAAAGGGCACGATCTGCTTTCCATTGAAGGTATTCATGAAATCGATTATGCAGGAGGCAGCGTGATCGCCCCCTTAAAAGATTTTCTCAGCTTCATGAAGGCTCTGGTCGGTCACCGGATCGTGAAAAAGGAAACCCTGGACAGAATGATCGAGGATGATATTCCCATGGGATTTCCGATTCTGGGATTCAACTACGGGTATTCCATCTGGAAAACAGGGACAATCCCCCTGATCCTGCCCAGGGAATATTATTGCTGGGGCTGTGTCGGCGTAACCGGTGCATTCATGTTCTATCACCCGGGGACCGAGTCCTTCATCATCGGAACCTTCAATGACTTTTCCTGGCGCGGAAAAGCCCTGAGGTTTATGGCCGGAAAGGTGATAAAGGAACTGCTGCAGTACCAGGAGAAAAAAGGCATCAAGACATCATATTCTTGA
- a CDS encoding DUF2191 domain-containing protein: MRTTLTIEDDVAAMIRRIQRRDQKPFKVVVNDLLRKGLVESSQQAEEHRHYSTPELSSGPCRFADLDNISEILAVAEREDYS, from the coding sequence ATGAGAACAACTTTGACAATAGAGGACGATGTGGCCGCAATGATACGAAGGATACAAAGGCGGGATCAGAAACCCTTCAAGGTTGTGGTTAATGATCTGCTGCGCAAAGGCCTGGTGGAAAGCAGTCAGCAGGCTGAGGAACATCGGCACTATTCCACCCCGGAATTGAGCTCCGGTCCCTGCCGTTTTGCAGACCTTGATAACATTTCAGAAATTCTCGCAGTAGCAGAGCGTGAGGATTACTCTTGA
- a CDS encoding TA system VapC family ribonuclease toxin, translated as MILIDADLLIYASMKSSSSHAGAKEWLDGKLNGNAPVGIPWESMLAFLRSVTNPRIFSPPVSPEEAWKVIRYWTSCKPVWIPQATENHLSILENIYRSIKPAANLVPDAHLAALSMEHGLTLCSTDGDFARFPKLSWVNPLA; from the coding sequence TTGATTCTGATTGATGCAGATTTGCTGATTTATGCGAGCATGAAGTCCAGCTCCAGTCATGCCGGTGCCAAAGAGTGGTTGGACGGAAAGCTCAACGGAAACGCTCCGGTGGGGATCCCCTGGGAAAGTATGCTTGCATTTCTCCGAAGCGTCACCAATCCACGGATATTCTCTCCTCCGGTTTCCCCGGAGGAAGCCTGGAAGGTAATCAGGTACTGGACCTCCTGCAAACCCGTATGGATTCCTCAAGCGACGGAAAATCACCTTTCCATTCTGGAAAATATTTATCGCAGCATTAAACCAGCCGCGAATCTGGTTCCTGACGCCCATCTGGCCGCCCTGTCGATGGAACACGGTCTTACGCTCTGTTCCACCGACGGTGACTTTGCAAGATTTCCGAAGCTGTCCTGGGTAAACCCGCTGGCATAA
- a CDS encoding MDR family MFS transporter, translating to MKPVPEFKKNILSRAATPYRDLPASVYALFTATVVNGTGIFVFPFLALILTRRFGLSPKETGDILFLTTIAYVPGNLIGGKMTDLFGRKRVMMISQFLSALMFVPCGFLSDPYMIAGFVIASVFFDGITDPARQAMSMDVTRPENRQTAFSLIYMGHNLGFGIGQLIAGFLFAAAPSWLFWGNACAACAALVLVGVFIPETLPSREELELSMLSDSTEKALDGGLFRALLSRPRLLVFSFLITFYGFAYAQHRFALPMQAGELFGDDGARLFGFLMTMNAVLVIILTTPIVALMKRFAPIFNVAVAGLLFAFGFGILAFARSPWVFFMSTLIWTTGEVLNVTNERVYVSNHTPMSHRGRFNAVLPLVTGLGFSISPPVGGRIADLSGIPSVWIMVSSAAALAALGLFYLGVWERRRNFA from the coding sequence ATGAAACCAGTTCCCGAATTTAAAAAAAATATTCTGTCGAGGGCCGCCACCCCCTATAGGGATCTGCCTGCCAGCGTCTATGCCCTTTTTACCGCCACAGTGGTGAACGGCACCGGTATTTTTGTCTTTCCCTTCCTCGCCCTGATTCTCACCCGGCGTTTCGGACTCTCACCGAAGGAGACGGGGGACATCCTCTTTCTGACTACCATAGCCTATGTTCCGGGTAATCTCATCGGCGGTAAAATGACAGACCTCTTTGGCCGCAAGCGCGTCATGATGATATCCCAGTTCCTGAGCGCCCTCATGTTTGTTCCCTGCGGCTTTCTTTCCGACCCCTACATGATAGCGGGTTTCGTAATTGCCTCCGTGTTTTTCGACGGTATAACCGACCCGGCGAGACAGGCCATGAGCATGGATGTAACCAGGCCGGAGAACAGACAGACGGCTTTCAGCCTGATCTACATGGGCCATAACCTCGGCTTTGGAATCGGGCAGCTCATCGCAGGCTTCCTGTTTGCTGCAGCCCCCTCCTGGCTCTTCTGGGGAAACGCCTGCGCCGCCTGTGCCGCCCTGGTCCTGGTTGGCGTGTTTATTCCCGAGACCCTTCCGTCCCGGGAAGAGCTGGAGCTGAGCATGCTTTCAGACTCCACGGAAAAAGCCCTTGACGGAGGACTCTTTCGGGCGCTTCTTTCCCGGCCCAGGCTGCTGGTCTTTTCGTTTCTGATTACTTTTTACGGTTTCGCCTACGCTCAGCATCGCTTCGCCCTTCCAATGCAGGCGGGTGAACTGTTCGGTGACGACGGCGCCAGGCTCTTCGGTTTTCTGATGACCATGAACGCCGTTCTCGTCATTATCCTGACGACGCCTATAGTAGCTCTGATGAAGCGTTTTGCCCCCATCTTCAATGTGGCTGTTGCGGGGCTCCTCTTTGCCTTTGGTTTTGGAATACTGGCCTTCGCCCGCTCTCCCTGGGTCTTTTTTATGTCCACTCTTATCTGGACCACCGGTGAGGTTCTCAACGTCACCAACGAACGTGTCTATGTTTCAAACCATACCCCCATGAGCCATCGGGGCCGTTTCAATGCCGTGCTTCCCCTGGTAACCGGTCTCGGATTCAGCATTTCGCCGCCCGTCGGAGGCCGGATCGCCGACCTCTCAGGCATACCGTCGGTCTGGATAATGGTAAGCTCCGCCGCGGCTCTGGCAGCGCTCGGGTTGTTCTATCTCGGTGTGTGGGAACGTCGCAGGAATTTCGCGTAA
- a CDS encoding ABC transporter ATP-binding protein, whose translation MSNATLLETRDLKLHFPIEEGILLKKTVGHIRAVDGVSLSINRGETLGLVGESGCGKSTTARAIAQLYPPTAGKVFFQGRNLPELSPRELLKARGDMQMVFQDPYASLNPRMTVRSIIAEPLQIYTRQKILRLSQNEIERRVEELMERVGLSKFYKNRYPHEFSGGQRQRIGIARALALNPKLILLDEPVSALDVSIQSQILNLLVELQKDLGLTYLFIAHDLAVIEYISTRVAVMYLGKIVEIAEATELYRNPRHPYTQALLSAAPIPDPKVERQRRRIILTGDVPSPDRERHGCYFYDRCPKRMDVCKGNIPELLETDSAHEVACYLYQDTKGLK comes from the coding sequence GTGAGCAATGCGACTCTCCTGGAAACCAGGGACCTGAAGCTCCATTTCCCCATCGAAGAGGGAATACTCCTCAAAAAGACAGTCGGACATATCCGTGCGGTGGACGGCGTCTCGCTGTCCATTAACAGGGGGGAGACCCTCGGGCTGGTAGGTGAATCGGGCTGCGGCAAGAGTACGACCGCCCGGGCCATAGCACAACTCTACCCCCCGACAGCGGGAAAGGTTTTCTTTCAGGGACGAAACCTGCCCGAACTGAGCCCCAGGGAACTTCTGAAGGCCCGGGGGGATATGCAGATGGTCTTCCAGGATCCCTACGCTTCCCTCAATCCCCGTATGACCGTTCGCAGCATCATCGCGGAGCCTCTGCAGATCTACACACGACAGAAGATCCTCCGGCTCTCCCAGAACGAAATTGAACGAAGAGTAGAGGAGCTGATGGAGCGGGTCGGTTTATCGAAGTTCTACAAGAACCGGTACCCCCACGAGTTTTCCGGCGGTCAGCGGCAGCGCATCGGGATCGCCCGTGCCCTGGCTCTGAATCCGAAGCTGATTCTTCTGGACGAACCGGTCAGTGCCCTGGATGTCTCCATCCAGTCGCAGATCCTGAATCTGCTGGTGGAGCTGCAGAAGGATCTTGGGCTTACCTATCTCTTTATTGCCCATGATCTGGCGGTCATCGAGTATATCAGCACCCGGGTCGCGGTAATGTACCTGGGAAAAATCGTCGAGATCGCCGAGGCGACGGAGCTCTACAGGAATCCACGGCACCCCTATACCCAGGCTCTGCTTTCTGCAGCGCCGATCCCGGACCCGAAGGTTGAGCGGCAGCGCAGACGAATCATTCTGACCGGAGATGTTCCTTCCCCCGACAGGGAGCGCCACGGCTGCTATTTCTACGACCGCTGCCCGAAGAGGATGGATGTCTGTAAGGGGAATATTCCTGAGCTTCTGGAAACCGACAGCGCCCACGAGGTTGCCTGCTACCTGTACCAGGATACAAAAGGACTGAAGTAG
- a CDS encoding ABC transporter ATP-binding protein, which produces MKAKEQHVEHTDIILEVKNLRTQFRTDDGIVKAVDGVSFTLHRGETLGIVGESGSGKSVTNLSIMRLIPSPPGKIVAGEVLFDGRDILKLKKENLRDIRGNRISMIFQDPMTSLNPFLRISTQLIETIVLHQGLSKPAAREKAIEMLKKVGIPNAEKRVDNYPHQFSGGMRQRVMIAMALSCNPKILIADEPTTALDVTIQAQILELMQELSAELGTAQILITHDLGVVAGMCDNICVMYAGRIVEKANADELFEEPKHPYTRGLIKSVPRIDQKKHEKLYSIKGQPPNLIDLPDCCPFHPRCEHAMEICRSRYPAATEFEGGRSVNCWLYDAKEVTL; this is translated from the coding sequence ATGAAAGCTAAGGAGCAGCATGTGGAACACACAGATATTATACTTGAGGTAAAGAATCTCCGGACCCAGTTCAGAACCGATGATGGTATCGTAAAGGCCGTTGACGGGGTCTCCTTTACCCTGCACAGAGGAGAAACCCTCGGAATCGTCGGTGAATCCGGATCGGGCAAATCGGTGACCAATCTGTCGATCATGCGCCTGATACCTTCCCCTCCGGGAAAGATTGTCGCCGGGGAAGTACTCTTTGACGGCAGGGACATCCTTAAACTGAAGAAGGAGAATCTGCGGGATATACGGGGCAACCGGATCTCCATGATCTTCCAGGACCCCATGACGAGCCTCAACCCTTTTTTAAGGATTTCGACCCAGCTGATCGAAACCATAGTTCTTCACCAGGGTCTCAGTAAACCCGCCGCCCGCGAAAAGGCGATCGAGATGCTGAAGAAGGTCGGTATTCCGAATGCCGAAAAGCGGGTGGACAACTACCCGCACCAGTTTTCCGGCGGTATGCGGCAGCGGGTTATGATCGCCATGGCTCTGAGCTGCAATCCGAAAATCCTGATTGCGGATGAGCCGACCACCGCCCTGGACGTCACCATCCAGGCCCAGATCCTGGAGCTGATGCAGGAACTCTCTGCCGAGCTTGGGACCGCCCAGATTCTGATTACCCACGACCTCGGAGTGGTGGCGGGAATGTGTGATAATATCTGTGTCATGTATGCGGGGCGCATCGTGGAGAAAGCGAATGCCGACGAGCTCTTCGAAGAGCCGAAACACCCCTATACCCGGGGGCTCATAAAGTCCGTACCGCGGATTGACCAGAAAAAACACGAGAAGCTCTACTCCATCAAGGGGCAGCCCCCCAACCTGATAGATCTGCCGGATTGCTGTCCTTTTCATCCCCGCTGCGAACATGCAATGGAGATCTGCCGCAGCCGGTACCCTGCAGCCACTGAATTCGAGGGCGGCCGCAGCGTCAACTGCTGGCTTTATGATGCAAAGGAGGTGACGCTGTGA
- a CDS encoding ABC transporter permease encodes MNQIEKGNSLSRDAWNRLKKNHMAMAGLVMVIVYTILSITAPILPIYSYKKIISDHQDLPPSLTKTAGELWYEKELKAMQRVAEKEGRELNEEDKARLDEIRHRIATETMEYRGKTVKVHERRYLLGTDYHGRDMLARIIYGGQVSIAIGFIGTFTSFIIGILLGSLAGYVGGKTDYMIMRFVDVMYGLPYMLLVIIFMAIFGRNILNLFLALSVVSWLTVARVVRGQIITLKNSEFVEAARSMGAGTWRVILRHLIPNTLGIIIVFATLRIPTFIMMESFLSYLGLGVSAPYASWGSLVKEGVDGMTIYPWRLFFPAAAMTLFLFAMNFLGDGLRDAFDPQSKNKL; translated from the coding sequence CTGAACCAGATCGAGAAGGGCAACAGCCTCTCCCGGGATGCCTGGAACCGGCTCAAAAAGAACCACATGGCCATGGCGGGCCTGGTGATGGTGATTGTCTACACCATTCTTTCGATTACAGCGCCGATTCTCCCCATCTACTCCTACAAGAAGATCATCTCGGACCATCAGGACCTGCCGCCTTCATTGACGAAGACCGCCGGCGAACTCTGGTACGAGAAGGAGCTGAAGGCCATGCAAAGGGTGGCAGAGAAGGAAGGACGGGAACTCAACGAGGAAGACAAGGCACGTCTGGATGAGATCAGGCACAGGATTGCCACTGAAACGATGGAGTATCGGGGCAAGACCGTCAAGGTACATGAACGGCGCTACCTTCTCGGTACCGATTACCATGGCAGGGATATGCTGGCCAGGATTATCTACGGCGGGCAGGTATCCATCGCCATCGGCTTTATCGGCACCTTTACATCCTTTATTATCGGCATCCTCCTCGGCTCCCTGGCAGGGTACGTGGGAGGCAAGACCGACTACATGATCATGCGCTTCGTGGATGTAATGTACGGACTTCCATATATGCTGCTGGTCATTATTTTCATGGCGATATTCGGGCGTAACATTCTCAATCTGTTTCTCGCCCTTTCGGTGGTAAGCTGGCTGACCGTTGCCCGGGTGGTACGCGGTCAGATTATTACCCTGAAGAACTCGGAGTTCGTCGAGGCCGCCCGATCGATGGGGGCGGGTACCTGGAGGGTGATCCTCAGACATCTCATTCCCAATACCCTCGGCATCATTATCGTGTTCGCTACCCTGCGGATTCCCACCTTCATCATGATGGAGTCCTTTCTCTCCTATCTGGGGTTAGGTGTATCCGCACCCTACGCCTCGTGGGGGTCCCTGGTAAAGGAAGGTGTGGACGGCATGACGATCTACCCCTGGCGGCTCTTTTTTCCCGCCGCGGCGATGACGCTCTTCCTCTTCGCAATGAATTTTCTCGGAGACGGACTGCGCGATGCCTTTGATCCTCAGAGCAAGAACAAGCTCTAG
- a CDS encoding ABC transporter permease, whose translation MTKYIIRRLIGLIPTLFIIITISFFIIRIAPGGPFMAERALTEQVMANIEAKYHLDEPLIVQYLRYVWDILRGDLGPSYRYNDHDVNFYIFSSLPDSLFLGVVSLVIAIFLGVGAGMLASLRQNSWIDYAAMSFAVVGISVPLFVIGPVLMWIFAMKLGWLPTSGWITGRYGWVTLIMPAITLAMPRFANIARLSRASMLEVLRSDYIRTARAKGMSEGVVMFRHVLKGAMLPVVSYLGPAFAATVTGSVVVETIFRVPGLGRFFVQSALNRDYTLIMGTVIVYSVILILMNFIVDIIYAFLDPRVSYK comes from the coding sequence ATGACTAAATATATCATCAGACGGCTGATCGGACTGATTCCGACGCTGTTTATCATCATTACCATCAGCTTCTTTATAATCCGGATTGCACCGGGCGGGCCATTTATGGCCGAACGGGCCCTTACCGAGCAGGTTATGGCCAATATCGAGGCTAAATACCATCTCGACGAACCATTGATCGTGCAGTACCTGCGGTACGTCTGGGACATCCTGCGCGGGGACCTTGGACCCTCCTACCGGTACAACGATCATGACGTCAACTTCTACATCTTTTCGAGTCTTCCGGATTCCCTCTTTCTGGGGGTAGTCAGTCTGGTGATAGCGATTTTTCTGGGAGTCGGGGCGGGGATGCTCGCTTCGCTGCGGCAGAACTCCTGGATTGATTACGCAGCTATGTCCTTTGCCGTGGTGGGTATTTCTGTTCCTCTCTTCGTAATTGGTCCGGTTCTTATGTGGATATTCGCGATGAAGCTCGGCTGGCTTCCCACCTCGGGCTGGATTACCGGCCGCTACGGCTGGGTTACCCTGATCATGCCGGCGATTACCCTGGCCATGCCGCGATTCGCCAACATTGCACGGCTCTCCCGGGCAAGTATGCTGGAGGTACTCCGCAGCGACTATATCCGGACTGCCCGCGCCAAGGGTATGAGCGAAGGGGTCGTGATGTTCAGGCATGTGCTGAAAGGGGCGATGCTTCCGGTGGTCAGTTACCTGGGGCCCGCCTTCGCTGCCACTGTAACCGGTTCGGTTGTTGTTGAAACGATCTTCCGTGTGCCCGGTCTCGGACGCTTTTTCGTTCAATCCGCCCTGAACCGCGACTACACGCTAATCATGGGAACAGTAATCGTCTATTCGGTGATCCTCATCCTCATGAATTTCATTGTCGATATCATTTACGCCTTCCTGGATCCCAGGGTTTCGTATAAATAG
- a CDS encoding peptide ABC transporter substrate-binding protein — protein MKKLLAVLLCTLVLMAVFPGGQKDGGSGAEFVMGNGAEPEALDPHLIEGVPEHRIYMSLFEGLTTIDPKTGGPIPGLAESWERSEDGLQYTFKLRKAVWSDGTKITAQTVVDSWLRGMNPDTASPYAWFPNMFVKGAEEYNSGKAGPEAVQIRALDDYTFQIDLIGPLPYVADALTHYSFAVVPMHAIEKYGDEWTLPENFVGNGPFVLEEWKPQESLSVVPNEKYWDRDAVKLSRATYLPLEDDNTAYNMYLNGEVDMIVEVPLDMVEQAEQHKDYQVAPYLGTYYYLVNNERPPFDDPRVRKALALGFDRKELVTKVSKGGEVPAYSFVPTNMPGFPGGELFSDNLAEAKRLLAEAGFPDGKGFPKFEILYNTSEGHKKIAEYIQQAWAENLGIECDLFNQEWQTYLATRRTHDFAVARAGWIGDYTDPNTFLDMFLTGSAGNDGLYSNPAYDEAVRKAATMPDSEARYQVLRDAETYFIKEDMGVLPIYFYVSQNMIDTDKWGGWYTNIRDYHPLKAVYLKE, from the coding sequence ATGAAGAAGTTATTAGCTGTCCTGCTCTGTACTCTGGTTCTGATGGCAGTATTCCCCGGCGGCCAGAAAGACGGCGGTTCAGGAGCGGAGTTCGTCATGGGGAACGGTGCCGAGCCAGAAGCCCTGGATCCGCACCTGATCGAAGGTGTACCGGAGCATCGAATATACATGTCTCTCTTCGAGGGACTTACTACCATTGATCCGAAAACCGGCGGTCCCATCCCCGGTCTGGCCGAGAGCTGGGAACGGAGCGAGGATGGTCTTCAGTATACCTTCAAGCTGCGCAAGGCGGTCTGGAGCGACGGAACCAAAATCACCGCCCAGACGGTGGTCGATTCCTGGCTGCGGGGTATGAATCCCGATACTGCCTCTCCCTATGCCTGGTTTCCCAACATGTTCGTCAAGGGAGCCGAGGAGTACAACTCCGGTAAAGCCGGTCCGGAAGCGGTACAGATCCGTGCCCTGGACGATTACACCTTCCAGATCGACCTGATCGGTCCACTGCCCTATGTAGCGGATGCCCTGACCCACTACTCCTTCGCGGTTGTGCCGATGCACGCCATCGAAAAATATGGAGACGAATGGACGCTCCCCGAAAACTTCGTCGGCAACGGACCCTTCGTTCTGGAGGAGTGGAAGCCCCAGGAATCCCTTTCCGTCGTTCCCAATGAAAAATACTGGGACAGGGACGCAGTCAAACTTTCCAGAGCGACCTACCTGCCGCTGGAAGACGACAACACTGCCTACAATATGTACCTCAACGGCGAGGTGGACATGATTGTCGAGGTTCCGCTGGACATGGTCGAGCAGGCGGAACAGCACAAGGACTATCAGGTTGCCCCCTACCTGGGAACCTACTACTACCTGGTCAACAACGAACGGCCTCCCTTTGACGACCCCAGGGTCCGCAAAGCCCTGGCCCTGGGATTTGACCGGAAGGAGCTCGTGACAAAGGTCTCCAAGGGCGGTGAGGTTCCGGCTTATTCCTTTGTGCCGACCAATATGCCCGGATTCCCCGGAGGAGAACTCTTCTCCGACAATCTTGCCGAGGCCAAACGTCTCCTTGCCGAGGCAGGCTTCCCCGATGGAAAGGGTTTTCCGAAGTTCGAGATCCTCTACAACACCTCCGAGGGGCATAAGAAGATCGCCGAATACATTCAGCAGGCCTGGGCCGAGAATCTCGGTATAGAGTGCGATCTCTTCAACCAGGAGTGGCAGACCTACCTGGCAACCCGTCGAACCCACGATTTCGCGGTGGCCAGAGCCGGATGGATCGGAGACTATACTGATCCCAACACCTTCCTGGACATGTTCCTGACCGGAAGCGCCGGAAACGACGGACTCTACTCGAATCCCGCCTACGATGAAGCCGTCAGGAAGGCGGCCACCATGCCCGACAGTGAGGCGCGGTATCAGGTGCTCAGGGATGCGGAGACCTATTTTATCAAGGAGGATATGGGAGTACTTCCCATCTACTTCTATGTCTCTCAGAATATGATCGATACCGACAAGTGGGGGGGATGGTACACCAACATACGTGACTATCATCCTCTCAAGGCAGTCTACCTGAAGGAATAG